One window of Streptomyces sp. NBC_00273 genomic DNA carries:
- a CDS encoding DUF2716 domain-containing protein, whose translation MDVGGVRARYEAQVRGRVPEWPAVGAVVERDGPLVRTHYGTHGTVEHQPLPARVPDLDALVLRQREAFAARNEPARWNAYGTEAPALAGALAAAGFVPGPERSLLAAEFARLTPGRPDGRRSGVHSLNSGTEDPAWWAAARGLAAASGPHAKGLAEFEADGGPFYGRADAAVLLDDRGRVAAAGWAERVPGTSFVSVGGLTGPHPELLLPWQALGQAAHVTGRPATHYVAEAAGDLRTALLTAGFGELTTVRTFRWDPPGTPVPVRPVRQLRGELDTGPVWERLEREFGFRPSTSRFPGFDAPAPSVTWSLDALDQGGDERLDALARIARRALRAVTVAVTGLGLGPGDGQTLYWLDWQHIGYAFDPHRVGGPGRPKWPGSVYPDGDYYLYLDPELRFGTLGHPWEHTLCVFGAPLLAEAEAELTVLLGEPVRRRD comes from the coding sequence ATGGACGTCGGGGGAGTACGGGCACGCTACGAGGCGCAGGTGCGGGGACGGGTGCCCGAGTGGCCGGCCGTCGGCGCCGTGGTCGAGCGGGACGGTCCCCTCGTCCGCACCCACTACGGCACGCACGGGACGGTGGAGCACCAGCCGCTCCCGGCCCGCGTGCCGGACCTCGACGCGCTGGTCCTGCGCCAGCGCGAAGCCTTCGCGGCGCGGAACGAGCCCGCGCGGTGGAACGCGTACGGCACGGAGGCGCCCGCCCTGGCGGGGGCGCTGGCCGCCGCGGGATTCGTTCCCGGGCCCGAGCGCTCGCTGCTGGCCGCCGAGTTCGCGCGGTTGACTCCGGGCCGCCCTGACGGCCGGCGATCGGGGGTGCACTCCCTCAACAGCGGTACCGAGGATCCCGCCTGGTGGGCGGCGGCCCGCGGGCTGGCAGCCGCCTCCGGTCCGCACGCCAAGGGCCTCGCCGAGTTCGAGGCCGACGGCGGCCCCTTCTACGGCCGGGCGGACGCCGCCGTGCTGCTCGACGACCGGGGGCGCGTGGCCGCCGCGGGGTGGGCGGAGCGCGTCCCGGGGACCTCGTTCGTCTCCGTCGGCGGGCTGACCGGGCCGCACCCCGAGCTCCTGCTGCCCTGGCAGGCGCTCGGGCAAGCCGCCCACGTGACCGGCCGCCCGGCGACCCACTACGTCGCCGAGGCCGCCGGAGACCTCCGCACGGCGCTGCTGACGGCCGGCTTCGGCGAGCTGACCACCGTCCGCACCTTCCGCTGGGACCCGCCCGGGACGCCCGTGCCCGTGCGGCCCGTGCGACAGCTGCGCGGCGAGCTCGACACCGGCCCGGTGTGGGAACGGCTGGAGCGGGAGTTCGGCTTCCGGCCCAGCACCAGTCGTTTTCCCGGCTTCGACGCGCCGGCACCCTCCGTCACCTGGTCGCTCGACGCGCTCGACCAGGGCGGAGACGAGCGCCTCGACGCACTCGCCCGGATCGCGCGGCGCGCACTGCGCGCGGTCACCGTCGCCGTCACCGGGCTGGGGCTCGGGCCCGGTGACGGGCAGACGCTGTACTGGCTCGATTGGCAGCACATCGGCTACGCCTTCGACCCGCACCGGGTGGGCGGCCCCGGCCGCCCGAAGTGGCCGGGTTCGGTCTACCCGGACGGCGACTACTACCTCTACCTCGACCCCGAGCTGCGCTTCGGTACGCTCGGGCACCCCTGGGAGCACACCCTGTGCGTGTTCGGGGCGCCCCTGCTCGCCGAGGCCGAGGCGGAGCTCACCGTGCTCCTCGGGGAACCGGTGCGCCGGCGGGACTGA
- a CDS encoding helix-turn-helix transcriptional regulator → MGTDEGAGGRREWARHWQYAELPGLDLLRAHYVRHTFPRHAHDGYVIAAVTGGIEEIGLPGHVVRAGPGSVVLINPEVPHTARAGVPEGWAYATLYPSSELIVEVAEDLGTLRGTPGFTTDMVADPQGAQAITEIHRAAEAGNALAADTLLRSVVARMLTRHAGPLPARTVRGAGGADAATARAVLQERMADPPSLEQLAAEVGTSPFALLRAFRERYGMPPHTWLTDARVRQARRLLDAGTAPAEAAVAVGFTDQPHLNRHFTRIVGVPPGAYRRERTL, encoded by the coding sequence ATGGGGACGGACGAGGGCGCCGGGGGGCGCCGGGAGTGGGCACGGCACTGGCAGTACGCGGAACTGCCGGGCCTCGACCTGCTGCGCGCCCACTACGTGCGCCACACCTTCCCGCGCCACGCCCACGACGGGTACGTCATCGCTGCCGTCACCGGAGGCATCGAGGAGATCGGGCTCCCCGGCCACGTCGTGCGCGCCGGGCCGGGCAGCGTGGTCCTGATCAACCCCGAGGTACCGCACACCGCGCGCGCCGGCGTGCCCGAGGGGTGGGCGTACGCCACGCTCTACCCCTCCAGCGAGCTCATCGTCGAGGTCGCCGAAGACCTCGGCACCTTGCGCGGCACCCCCGGCTTCACCACCGACATGGTCGCCGACCCCCAGGGCGCGCAGGCCATCACCGAGATCCACCGGGCCGCCGAGGCGGGGAACGCGCTGGCCGCCGACACACTGCTGCGCAGCGTGGTGGCGCGGATGCTGACCCGGCACGCCGGACCGCTGCCCGCCCGTACCGTCCGTGGTGCGGGCGGCGCCGACGCCGCTACGGCCCGGGCCGTACTGCAGGAGCGGATGGCCGACCCGCCGTCGCTGGAGCAGCTCGCCGCGGAAGTGGGCACGAGCCCCTTCGCCCTGCTGCGAGCCTTCCGCGAGCGGTACGGGATGCCGCCGCACACCTGGCTGACCGACGCCCGGGTCCGGCAGGCGCGCCGGCTCCTCGACGCGGGCACGGCGCCCGCGGAGGCGGCCGTCGCCGTGGGCTTCACCGACCAGCCGCACCTGAACCGGCACTTCACCCGGATCGTGGGGGTGCCGCCCGGCGCGTACCGGCGGGAGCGCACGCTCTAG
- a CDS encoding ATP-dependent helicase, producing MAGAALDSFSPATRSWFTGAFVTPTDAQEGAWRAIGEGSDVLVVAPTGSGKTLAAFLAALDRLASTPPPAESKKRCRVLYVSPLKALAVDVERNLRSPLTGIRQESVRLGLPEPDIRVGIRSGDTPPAERRALATRPPDILITTPESLFLMLTSAAREALAGIETVILDEVHAVAGTKRGAHLALSLERLDELLPRPARRIGLSATVRPVDEVARYLAPRGKVEIVQPPSAKEFDLSVVVPVQDMGELGGSPATEGKEGGDKPSIWPHVEERIADLVQAHRSTIVFANSRRLAERLCNRLNEIAYERAVGEKLPEHSSPAEVMAQSGAALGAPPLLARAHHGSVSKEQRALVEEDLKAGRLPAVVATSSLELGIDMGAVDLVVQVESPPSVASGLQRVGRAGHQVGAVSTGVVFPKYRGDLVQAAVVTERMRTGAIESLRVPSNPLDVLAQQLVAMVAMDTWQLDDLLALVRRAAPFAALPESAFTAVLDMLAGRYPSDAFAELRPRVVWDRVAGTVTGRPGAQRLAVTSGGTIPDRGLFGVFLAGSDPKKGGGRVGELDEEMVYESRIGDVFTLGTTSWRIEDITRDRVLVTPAPGVPGRLPFWKGDQLGRPLELGRAVGAFLRELGGLGEEDARLRLLAAGLDAWAAENVLAYLAEQREACGHVPDDRTIVVERFRDELGDWRVVVHSPFGAQVHAPWALALGARLAEKYGMDAQVMHADDGIVLRLPDADLLSMDLLDHDPAAAHGFEFDDEKAPLGAADVAFDHGDINQLVTDQVGGSALFASRFRECAARALLLPRRSPGRRTPLWQQRQRASQLLQVASEFGSFPIVLEAVRECLQDVFDVPGLTELMGDIEARRVRLVEVTTPEPSPFARSLLFGYVAQFLYEGDSPLAERRAAALSLDSRLLAELLGQAELRELLDAQVLEELERELQWLTEDRRAKDPESVADLLRLLGPLTQDQLTERGADPAWAGELAAARRAIAVRIGGADHWAAIEDAGRLRDALGTALPVGVPEAFTEPVKDPLGDLLARYARTHGPFTTAAVAARFGLGAAVTEGALHRLAAAGRVVQGEFHPAGIGQEWCDATVLRRLRRRSLAALRQELEPVPPTSLATFLPQWQHLGGALRGLDGLARAVEQLQGAPVPASALERLILPSRVSGYSPGLLDELTTAGEVVWAGAGALPGKDGWVSLYLAEAAPMLLPPPHPLEQSPLHQAVLASLAGGYGLFFRQIAQSIRGEFPEVSDVALSEAVWDLAWSGRLTNDTLAPLRSLLGSGRTAGSTAHRARRTVPRGRYGTLSATVSRTGPPTVSGRWSLLPAAAPDPTHRAHALARTLLDRHGVVTRGAVAAEGVEGGFSAVYRVLSAFEDSGQARRGYVVEGLGAAQFAMDGAVDRLRAAERTPPPLAAVVLAAADPANAYGAALPWPEPPAGATHKPGRKAGSLVVLVDGELVLYLERGGKTLLAWPAPEDPRLTAATAALAAASRAGTLPALTVERINAAAALTSPLGPALEAAGFHATPRGLRMRS from the coding sequence ATGGCAGGCGCTGCGCTCGACTCGTTCTCCCCCGCGACCCGCTCGTGGTTCACGGGGGCCTTCGTCACGCCCACCGACGCGCAGGAGGGCGCCTGGCGGGCGATCGGGGAGGGCTCGGACGTGCTGGTGGTGGCCCCCACCGGCTCCGGCAAGACCCTGGCCGCGTTCCTCGCCGCCCTCGACCGGCTCGCGTCGACCCCGCCGCCCGCCGAGTCGAAGAAGCGCTGCCGCGTACTGTACGTATCGCCCCTGAAGGCGCTGGCCGTCGACGTGGAGCGCAATCTGCGCAGCCCGCTGACCGGGATCCGCCAGGAATCGGTCCGCTTGGGCCTGCCGGAGCCGGACATCCGGGTCGGGATCCGTTCCGGCGACACCCCGCCCGCCGAACGGCGGGCGCTGGCCACCCGCCCGCCGGACATCCTCATCACCACGCCCGAGTCGTTGTTCCTGATGCTGACCTCGGCGGCCCGGGAGGCCCTCGCGGGGATCGAGACGGTGATCCTGGACGAGGTGCACGCGGTCGCGGGGACCAAGCGCGGCGCCCATCTCGCCCTCTCCCTGGAGCGGCTGGACGAGCTGCTGCCACGCCCGGCGCGCCGGATCGGGCTGTCGGCGACGGTGCGGCCGGTGGACGAGGTGGCCCGGTACCTGGCGCCGCGCGGCAAGGTGGAGATCGTCCAGCCGCCGTCGGCCAAGGAGTTCGACCTGTCGGTGGTCGTCCCGGTGCAGGACATGGGCGAGTTGGGCGGCTCCCCCGCGACCGAGGGCAAGGAGGGCGGGGACAAGCCGTCGATCTGGCCGCACGTGGAGGAGCGGATCGCCGACCTGGTGCAGGCGCACCGCTCGACGATCGTGTTCGCCAACTCCCGCCGGCTCGCCGAGCGGTTGTGCAACCGGCTGAACGAGATCGCGTACGAGCGCGCCGTCGGCGAGAAGCTGCCCGAGCACTCCTCGCCGGCCGAGGTGATGGCCCAGTCGGGTGCCGCGCTGGGCGCCCCGCCGCTGCTGGCCCGGGCGCACCACGGCTCGGTGTCCAAGGAGCAGCGGGCACTGGTGGAGGAGGACCTGAAGGCGGGCCGGCTGCCCGCCGTGGTCGCCACCTCCAGCCTGGAGCTGGGCATCGACATGGGCGCGGTGGACCTGGTGGTGCAGGTGGAGTCGCCGCCCTCGGTGGCCTCCGGGCTGCAGCGGGTGGGTCGGGCCGGGCACCAGGTGGGCGCGGTCTCCACCGGGGTGGTCTTCCCCAAGTACCGGGGCGACCTGGTGCAGGCGGCGGTGGTCACCGAGCGGATGCGCACGGGGGCGATCGAGTCCCTGCGGGTGCCTTCCAACCCCCTCGACGTACTGGCGCAGCAGCTGGTCGCGATGGTCGCGATGGACACCTGGCAGCTGGACGACCTGCTCGCCCTGGTGCGTCGGGCGGCGCCCTTCGCGGCGCTGCCGGAGTCGGCGTTCACGGCGGTGCTGGACATGCTGGCCGGGCGCTATCCGTCGGACGCGTTCGCCGAGCTCCGGCCGCGCGTGGTCTGGGACCGGGTGGCGGGGACGGTCACGGGCCGGCCGGGTGCCCAGCGCCTCGCGGTCACCTCGGGCGGCACGATCCCCGACCGGGGTCTCTTCGGTGTCTTCCTCGCGGGCTCCGACCCCAAGAAGGGCGGCGGCCGGGTCGGGGAGCTCGACGAGGAGATGGTCTACGAGTCCCGCATCGGGGACGTCTTCACCCTGGGCACCACCTCGTGGCGGATCGAGGACATCACCCGCGACCGGGTCCTGGTCACCCCCGCCCCCGGGGTGCCGGGCCGACTGCCGTTCTGGAAGGGCGACCAGCTCGGCCGGCCGCTCGAACTGGGCCGCGCGGTCGGCGCGTTCCTCCGCGAGCTCGGCGGCCTGGGCGAGGAAGACGCCCGGCTGCGGCTGCTGGCGGCCGGTCTGGACGCCTGGGCCGCCGAGAACGTGCTGGCGTACCTCGCCGAACAGCGCGAGGCCTGCGGTCACGTCCCCGACGACCGGACCATCGTGGTCGAGCGGTTCCGCGACGAACTGGGCGACTGGCGGGTCGTCGTCCATTCCCCTTTCGGCGCGCAGGTGCACGCCCCGTGGGCGCTGGCGCTGGGTGCCCGCCTCGCCGAGAAGTACGGCATGGACGCGCAGGTGATGCACGCCGACGACGGGATCGTGCTCCGTCTGCCCGACGCGGACCTGCTGTCCATGGACCTCTTGGACCACGACCCGGCGGCCGCGCACGGGTTCGAGTTCGACGACGAGAAGGCCCCGCTGGGCGCGGCCGACGTCGCCTTCGACCACGGTGACATCAACCAGCTCGTCACCGACCAGGTCGGCGGCTCCGCGCTGTTCGCCTCCCGGTTCCGCGAGTGCGCGGCCCGCGCCCTGCTGCTGCCGCGCCGGAGCCCCGGCCGGCGCACCCCGCTGTGGCAGCAGCGCCAGCGCGCCTCCCAGCTGCTCCAGGTGGCCTCGGAGTTCGGCTCCTTCCCGATCGTGCTGGAAGCCGTACGGGAGTGCCTCCAGGACGTCTTCGACGTGCCCGGCCTGACCGAGCTGATGGGGGACATCGAGGCGCGCCGCGTCCGGCTGGTCGAGGTGACGACCCCGGAGCCCTCCCCCTTCGCCCGTTCCCTCCTCTTCGGGTACGTGGCCCAGTTCCTCTACGAGGGGGACTCGCCGCTGGCCGAGCGCCGGGCGGCCGCGCTGTCGCTGGACTCCCGGCTGCTGGCGGAGCTGCTCGGCCAGGCGGAGTTGCGCGAACTCCTCGACGCGCAGGTGCTGGAGGAGCTGGAGCGGGAGCTGCAGTGGCTCACGGAGGACCGGCGGGCCAAGGATCCCGAATCGGTGGCCGACCTGCTGCGCCTGCTGGGCCCGCTGACGCAGGACCAGTTGACCGAGCGCGGGGCCGATCCGGCCTGGGCCGGCGAGCTCGCCGCTGCCCGCCGCGCCATCGCGGTCAGGATCGGCGGCGCGGACCACTGGGCGGCGATCGAGGACGCGGGCCGGCTGCGGGACGCGCTGGGCACGGCGCTGCCCGTCGGCGTCCCGGAGGCGTTCACCGAGCCGGTCAAGGACCCGCTCGGGGACCTGCTGGCCCGGTACGCCCGCACCCACGGACCCTTCACCACGGCCGCCGTCGCCGCCCGCTTCGGCCTGGGCGCGGCGGTGACCGAAGGCGCCCTGCACCGGCTGGCCGCGGCCGGCCGGGTGGTGCAGGGCGAGTTCCACCCTGCGGGCATCGGCCAGGAGTGGTGCGACGCGACGGTGTTGCGCAGGCTCCGCCGCCGCTCGCTCGCCGCGCTCCGCCAGGAGCTGGAACCGGTGCCGCCGACCTCGCTGGCCACCTTCCTCCCCCAGTGGCAGCACCTGGGCGGAGCCCTGCGCGGCCTCGACGGGCTGGCCCGGGCGGTGGAACAGCTCCAGGGCGCCCCGGTCCCGGCCTCCGCGCTGGAACGCCTGATCCTCCCGTCACGGGTGAGCGGGTACTCCCCGGGCCTGCTGGACGAACTGACCACCGCGGGCGAGGTGGTGTGGGCGGGCGCCGGCGCCCTCCCGGGCAAGGACGGCTGGGTCTCCCTCTACCTGGCGGAAGCGGCCCCGATGCTGCTGCCCCCGCCGCACCCGCTGGAACAGAGCCCCCTCCACCAGGCGGTCCTGGCGTCGCTGGCGGGCGGGTACGGCCTGTTCTTCCGACAGATCGCGCAGTCGATCCGCGGCGAGTTCCCCGAGGTGTCCGACGTCGCCCTCTCCGAGGCCGTATGGGATCTGGCCTGGTCGGGCCGGCTCACCAACGACACCCTGGCGCCCTTGCGCTCGCTGCTCGGCTCGGGCCGCACGGCCGGCTCGACGGCACACCGGGCCCGGCGCACCGTCCCCCGCGGCCGGTACGGCACGCTCAGTGCGACCGTGTCCCGTACCGGCCCGCCCACGGTCTCCGGGCGCTGGTCCCTGCTGCCGGCCGCGGCCCCCGACCCGACCCACCGGGCCCACGCCCTGGCCCGCACGCTGTTGGACCGGCACGGGGTGGTGACCCGCGGGGCGGTCGCCGCGGAAGGAGTGGAGGGCGGCTTCAGCGCGGTCTACCGCGTCCTGTCGGCCTTCGAGGACAGCGGTCAGGCACGCCGGGGCTACGTGGTGGAAGGGCTGGGCGCGGCCCAGTTCGCGATGGACGGCGCGGTGGACCGGCTCCGGGCCGCCGAGCGGACCCCGCCACCGCTGGCGGCGGTGGTGCTGGCGGCCGCCGACCCGGCGAACGCGTACGGCGCGGCCCTGCCCTGGCCCGAGCCGCCGGCCGGGGCCACCCACAAGCCGGGCCGCAAGGCGGGCTCCCTGGTGGTGCTGGTGGACGGGGAGCTCGTCCTGTACCTGGAGCGCGGCGGCAAGACCCTGCTGGCCTGGCCCGCTCCGGAGGACCCCCGGCTCACGGCGGCCACGGCCGCCCTGGCGGCCGCCTCCCGCGCGGGCACGCTCCCGGCCCTCACGGTGGAACGGATCAACGCCGCGGCGGCCCTGACCTCCCCCCTGGGCCCGGCCCTGGAGGCGGCCGGTTTCCACGCCACTCCGAGGGGTTTGCGCATGCGTTCCTGA
- a CDS encoding Fpg/Nei family DNA glycosylase gives MPEGDSIRRVATRLHTALAGRALTRSDLRVPRFATADLTGRVTLDVTPRGKHLLARFEGGLTLHSHLRMDGAWHVFAPGEKWRGGPAHEIRAVLGTADHTAVGYRLPVLELIRTAEEDRAVGHLGPDLLGPDWDPALAAAHLLAAPERALGEALLDQRNLAGIGNIYKAELCFLAQVTPWTPVGALPQSALPRLAAAAHRLLSANTGERPGPRNTTGSRRPGQDLFVYGRAHRPCLRCGTPVREAPQDGRPTYWCPRCQQGPTP, from the coding sequence ATGCCCGAAGGCGACAGCATCCGGCGCGTGGCGACCCGGCTCCACACCGCCCTCGCAGGCCGCGCACTCACCCGCAGCGACCTGCGCGTCCCCCGCTTCGCCACCGCCGACCTCACCGGCCGCGTCACCCTCGACGTCACCCCCCGCGGCAAACACCTCCTCGCCCGCTTCGAGGGCGGCCTCACCCTGCACAGCCACCTCCGGATGGACGGCGCCTGGCACGTCTTCGCCCCCGGCGAGAAGTGGCGCGGCGGCCCCGCCCACGAGATCCGGGCCGTCCTCGGTACGGCCGACCACACCGCCGTCGGCTACCGCCTCCCCGTCCTGGAGCTGATCCGCACCGCCGAGGAGGACCGCGCCGTGGGCCACCTCGGCCCCGACCTGCTCGGCCCGGACTGGGATCCGGCCCTCGCCGCCGCCCACCTCCTCGCCGCCCCCGAGCGCGCCCTCGGCGAGGCCCTGCTCGATCAGCGCAACCTCGCCGGGATCGGCAACATCTACAAGGCCGAGCTCTGCTTCCTGGCCCAGGTCACCCCGTGGACCCCGGTCGGCGCGCTCCCCCAATCCGCTCTCCCCCGGCTGGCCGCCGCCGCCCACCGGCTGCTGTCCGCGAACACCGGCGAGCGGCCGGGCCCGCGCAACACGACCGGTAGCCGCCGCCCCGGCCAGGACCTCTTCGTCTACGGCCGCGCGCACCGTCCCTGCCTGCGCTGCGGCACCCCCGTCCGCGAGGCCCCCCAGGACGGCCGCCCCACCTACTGGTGCCCCCGCTGCCAGCAGGGCCCGACTCCCTGA
- a CDS encoding SDR family NAD(P)-dependent oxidoreductase — translation MPTPTAPYGLTGRTALITGAASGIGRATAVLLAEAGAHVHCADRDEQGLAETAALVAKAGGAATVHPLDVTDRAALRAAVTAAGPLDITAAIAGVMHTSSVLETTDEDLDRILDVNFKGVLRTCQEAARSMIAAGRPGSLVTMASGAVDAAQPGLLCYSAAKAAVVQLTKTLATEAGPHGIRVNAVAPGWIRTPMTGRHSPEVQERTEAAMVRMSPLRRVGEPEDIARAVLYLASDASSFMTGQILRPNGGVSMPW, via the coding sequence ATGCCCACACCCACAGCCCCGTACGGACTCACCGGCCGCACCGCCCTGATCACCGGCGCCGCCAGCGGCATCGGCCGCGCCACCGCCGTCCTGCTCGCCGAGGCGGGGGCGCACGTGCACTGCGCGGACCGCGACGAGCAGGGCCTCGCCGAGACGGCCGCCCTCGTCGCCAAAGCCGGGGGCGCCGCCACCGTCCACCCCCTCGACGTCACCGACCGGGCCGCGCTCCGGGCAGCCGTCACCGCGGCGGGCCCGCTCGACATCACGGCCGCCATCGCCGGGGTCATGCACACGAGCAGCGTCCTGGAGACCACCGACGAGGACCTCGACCGGATCCTGGACGTCAATTTCAAGGGGGTCCTGCGCACCTGCCAGGAAGCCGCCCGCTCCATGATCGCGGCGGGCCGCCCCGGCTCCCTCGTCACCATGGCCTCCGGGGCCGTGGACGCCGCCCAGCCCGGCCTGCTCTGCTACAGCGCCGCCAAGGCCGCCGTCGTCCAGCTGACCAAGACCCTCGCCACCGAGGCCGGCCCGCACGGCATACGGGTCAACGCCGTCGCCCCGGGCTGGATCCGCACCCCCATGACCGGCCGCCACAGCCCCGAGGTCCAGGAACGGACCGAGGCGGCGATGGTCCGGATGTCCCCGCTGCGCCGGGTCGGCGAGCCCGAGGACATCGCCCGGGCGGTGCTCTACCTGGCCTCGGACGCCTCGTCCTTCATGACGGGCCAGATCCTTCGCCCGAACGGTGGGGTGTCCATGCCCTGGTAG
- a CDS encoding helix-turn-helix domain-containing protein — translation MILLRRLLGDVLRRQRQRQGRTLREVSSSARVSLGYLSEVERGQKEASSELLSAICDALDVRMSELMREVSDELSLAELAQSAAASEPVSVPVRPMLNSVSMASVTGGPERVTIKAPAEAVNVVAA, via the coding sequence ATGATTCTGCTCCGTCGCCTGCTGGGTGACGTGCTGCGTCGGCAGCGCCAGCGCCAGGGCCGTACTCTGCGCGAAGTCTCCTCGTCGGCCCGAGTTTCTCTCGGCTATCTCTCCGAGGTGGAGCGGGGGCAGAAGGAGGCATCCTCCGAGCTGCTCTCCGCGATCTGCGACGCGTTGGACGTACGGATGTCCGAGCTGATGCGCGAAGTCAGTGACGAACTGTCGCTGGCCGAGCTGGCACAGTCGGCCGCGGCAAGCGAACCGGTCAGCGTGCCGGTCCGCCCGATGCTCAATTCGGTCTCCATGGCTTCGGTCACGGGTGGACCGGAGCGGGTGACCATCAAGGCGCCTGCGGAAGCGGTGAATGTCGTAGCCGCGTGA
- a CDS encoding CinA family protein, whose product MGATGAAADALRLLAESDQTLAVAESLTGGMVAAELTAVPGASRSFRGSVTAYATEIKHRVLGVDAGLLEAEGAVNAQVAAEMAAGVRRVMGASWGISTTGVAGPEPQDGQPVGTVFVAVDGPGGRKTVRLRLKGSRAEIRRESARTVLRLLSDQLRENARRQDTEQNGGI is encoded by the coding sequence GTGGGTGCGACCGGAGCGGCTGCTGATGCGCTGCGCCTGCTTGCGGAGAGTGACCAGACCCTCGCCGTGGCGGAATCGCTGACCGGCGGCATGGTGGCCGCGGAGCTCACGGCCGTTCCCGGAGCCTCCCGGTCCTTCCGCGGGTCGGTCACCGCGTACGCGACGGAGATCAAGCACCGGGTCCTCGGGGTGGACGCGGGATTGCTCGAAGCCGAAGGTGCGGTGAACGCGCAGGTAGCGGCGGAGATGGCGGCCGGTGTGCGGCGCGTCATGGGCGCTTCGTGGGGGATCTCGACCACCGGGGTGGCCGGTCCGGAGCCGCAGGACGGGCAGCCGGTGGGCACGGTTTTCGTCGCGGTGGACGGTCCAGGGGGCAGGAAAACGGTCCGTCTGAGGTTGAAAGGCTCCCGCGCGGAAATCCGTAGGGAGAGTGCACGCACAGTGCTCAGGCTTCTCTCAGACCAACTCCGTGAGAATGCGCGGAGGCAGGATACGGAACAGAACGGGGGGATTTGA
- the pgsA gene encoding CDP-diacylglycerol--glycerol-3-phosphate 3-phosphatidyltransferase codes for MTGVPASAAGGTGRRPVPGAKLGAAAVNQASLWNIANILTMIRLVLVPGFVVLLLADGGYDPAWRAWAWAAFAVAMITDIFDGHLARTYNLVTDFGKIADPIADKAIMGSALICLSWLGDLPWWVTGVILGRELGITLMRFWVIRYGVIPASRGGKLKTLAQGTAVGMYVLALTGALATMRFWVMALAVVLTVVTGLDYIRQAVVLRRQGLAEERAAERAAR; via the coding sequence ATGACCGGAGTCCCGGCATCTGCGGCGGGCGGGACCGGCCGTCGGCCGGTACCCGGCGCAAAGCTGGGGGCCGCGGCGGTCAATCAGGCCAGCCTGTGGAACATCGCCAACATCCTGACGATGATCCGGCTCGTGCTCGTGCCGGGCTTCGTCGTGCTGCTGCTCGCCGACGGCGGCTACGACCCGGCGTGGCGGGCCTGGGCCTGGGCGGCGTTCGCCGTCGCCATGATCACGGACATCTTCGACGGGCACCTGGCCCGGACGTACAACCTGGTCACGGACTTCGGCAAGATCGCCGACCCCATCGCCGACAAGGCGATCATGGGGTCGGCGCTGATCTGTCTCTCCTGGCTCGGTGACCTGCCCTGGTGGGTGACCGGAGTGATCCTCGGACGGGAGCTCGGGATCACCCTGATGCGCTTCTGGGTCATCCGCTACGGCGTGATTCCGGCCAGCCGGGGCGGAAAGCTGAAGACCCTGGCCCAGGGCACGGCCGTGGGCATGTACGTACTCGCCCTGACCGGGGCGCTGGCGACCATGCGCTTCTGGGTGATGGCGCTCGCCGTCGTGCTGACCGTCGTCACCGGTTTGGACTACATCCGTCAGGCGGTCGTGCTGCGCCGCCAGGGTCTCGCCGAGGAGCGGGCTGCGGAGCGGGCCGCGAGGTGA